GACAACACGGCCAGTCAGCGTACGGACGGTTTTTTCGGCTTCAGCCATGATTACTTACCTGCCTGCTGTTTGAGCACAGTCTTCACGCGAGCGATGTCACGCTTAACTTGCCGGAGCAGGTGAGACTGCCCCAACTGGCCAGTTGCTTTCTGCATACGCAGATTGAACTGGTCGCGCAGCAGGCCGAGCAGTTGCTCGTTAAGCTGCGGCGCGTCTTTTTCACGAAGTTCATTCGCTTTCATCACATCACCGTCCGTTTAACAAAGGCGGTGGCGAGCGGCAGCTTTGCAGCAGCCAGGGCAAAAGCCTCACGCGCCAGCTCTTCAGTTACACCCTCGATTTCATACAGGACTTTACCTGGCTGAATCTGGGCAACCCAGTACTCCACACTACCCTTACCTTTACCCATACGAACTTCGAGGGGCTTTTTGGAAATAGGCTTGTCCGGGAATACACGGATCCAGATCTTGCCGCCACGTTTAACGTGACGGGT
This genomic window from Pseudomonas sp. Bout1 contains:
- the rpmC gene encoding 50S ribosomal protein L29 gives rise to the protein MKANELREKDAPQLNEQLLGLLRDQFNLRMQKATGQLGQSHLLRQVKRDIARVKTVLKQQAGK
- the rplP gene encoding 50S ribosomal protein L16 codes for the protein MLQPKRTKFRKQMTGHNRGLAQRGSKVSFGEYALKSVARGRLTARQIESARRALTRHVKRGGKIWIRVFPDKPISKKPLEVRMGKGKGSVEYWVAQIQPGKVLYEIEGVTEELAREAFALAAAKLPLATAFVKRTVM